From a region of the Hymenobacter jejuensis genome:
- the dtd gene encoding D-aminoacyl-tRNA deacylase, giving the protein MRVVIQRVSEASVTVEGRITGHIGPGLLVLAGFSPDDDTRSLDWIARKLVQLRIFGDAEGKMNCSVQDVGGQVLVVSQFTLLADARKGNRPSYIGAAPPPVAIPLYQQFVQMLETLLGQPVPTGEFGADMKVSLLNDGPVTIVLDSPSA; this is encoded by the coding sequence ATGCGAGTCGTTATTCAACGCGTCAGCGAAGCAAGTGTCACCGTTGAAGGCCGCATCACGGGCCATATTGGGCCGGGGCTGCTAGTTCTGGCCGGCTTTTCTCCCGACGACGACACCCGCTCCCTCGACTGGATTGCCCGCAAGCTGGTGCAGCTCCGCATCTTCGGGGATGCGGAAGGCAAAATGAACTGCAGCGTGCAGGATGTGGGCGGCCAGGTGCTGGTAGTCAGCCAGTTCACGCTGCTGGCCGACGCCCGCAAGGGCAACCGCCCCAGCTACATCGGGGCTGCGCCGCCGCCGGTGGCCATTCCGCTCTATCAGCAGTTTGTGCAGATGCTGGAAACCTTGCTGGGTCAGCCAGTACCGACCGGCGAGTTTGGTGCCGACATGAAGGTGAGCTTGCTCAACGACGGGCCCGTGACCATTGTACTGGACTCGCCATCAGCTTGA
- a CDS encoding helix-turn-helix domain-containing protein, producing the protein MLSHGQVVRLIFGLKLRELRQERGFTPAELARACDVSVSYLNEIEKGKKYPKADKILSLSKVLGVTYDQLTSLTLSRRLAPISELLQSDLLKEFPLEMFGLDPTRIVELIADAPAKMNAFISTLFEIARNYEMRQENFFLAALRSYQEMCDNYFEELEQDVRTFTVEQNITTTAPFDTTQLERVLVEKYGYKLDRETLGQYTNLGRLRSVYQPKTKCLLLRPGLSGTQQAFVLGREVAFNYLNLKERPYVNANFPIRSFDEVLNNFKASYFAGALLMEEETLVRDLQKFFANKKWAPTQLLDLITKYDVSPEMFMQRVTNLLPRHFGLQSMFFLRFDQATAANDFVLTKELHISRLHNPHGNELHEHYCRRWISLRLIQELRQQPATTGPNIALGAQHSRYYGTNNEYLCLTLARARTATEPAVSVTVGLLCDDALRQKVKFISDPAIPLKVVNETCERCPIPDCEVRSAPPVEIERQERQLELEEAVAALVNGD; encoded by the coding sequence ATGCTAAGTCACGGTCAGGTTGTCCGGTTAATATTTGGACTAAAACTGCGCGAACTGCGCCAGGAACGTGGTTTTACGCCGGCCGAGCTGGCACGCGCCTGCGATGTTTCGGTTTCGTATCTCAACGAGATTGAGAAAGGGAAAAAATACCCTAAAGCCGATAAGATCCTGAGCCTAAGCAAGGTACTAGGTGTGACGTATGATCAGCTTACCTCGCTGACCTTAAGCCGCCGCCTAGCGCCTATCTCTGAATTGCTCCAGTCGGATTTGCTGAAGGAGTTTCCGCTGGAGATGTTTGGGCTCGACCCCACACGCATCGTGGAGCTGATTGCCGACGCGCCGGCCAAGATGAATGCCTTCATCAGCACCCTTTTTGAGATCGCCCGCAACTACGAAATGCGGCAGGAAAACTTCTTTCTGGCAGCGCTGCGCTCGTATCAGGAGATGTGCGACAACTATTTTGAGGAGTTGGAGCAGGACGTGCGCACCTTCACCGTCGAGCAAAATATCACGACCACTGCCCCTTTCGACACCACACAGCTGGAACGGGTGCTGGTAGAAAAATACGGCTACAAGCTAGACCGCGAAACACTAGGGCAATACACCAATCTGGGGCGTTTGCGCTCGGTATACCAGCCCAAAACCAAATGCCTATTGCTCAGGCCGGGCCTTTCGGGCACGCAGCAAGCGTTTGTGTTGGGCCGCGAGGTGGCGTTTAACTACCTAAACCTCAAGGAGCGGCCTTATGTAAACGCCAACTTTCCCATTCGCTCCTTCGACGAAGTGCTCAATAACTTCAAGGCTTCCTATTTCGCCGGCGCGTTGCTGATGGAGGAAGAAACGCTGGTGCGGGACTTGCAGAAGTTTTTCGCCAACAAAAAATGGGCGCCCACGCAGCTGCTGGATTTGATTACCAAGTATGACGTGTCGCCGGAGATGTTTATGCAGCGTGTTACCAACCTGCTGCCGCGGCATTTTGGGTTGCAAAGCATGTTTTTTCTGCGTTTCGACCAAGCAACGGCCGCCAACGATTTCGTGCTGACCAAGGAGCTGCACATTTCGCGCTTGCACAATCCGCACGGCAACGAACTCCACGAGCATTATTGCCGCCGCTGGATTTCGCTGCGCCTGATTCAGGAGCTCCGCCAACAGCCGGCTACTACCGGCCCCAACATTGCGCTGGGCGCCCAACATTCGCGCTATTACGGCACTAATAACGAATACCTCTGCCTTACTCTGGCCCGCGCTCGCACCGCCACCGAACCAGCCGTAAGCGTGACTGTTGGCTTGCTGTGCGATGACGCTCTGCGTCAGAAGGTTAAGTTCATCAGTGATCCGGCCATTCCGCTGAAAGTAGTGAACGAAACCTGCGAGCGCTGCCCCATTCCCGACTGCGAAGTGCGCTCGGCGCCGCCTGTTGAAATAGAGCGCCAAGAGCGCCAGTTGGAACTGGAAGAAGCTGTCGCGGCTTTGGTAAACGGCGATTGA
- the mltG gene encoding endolytic transglycosylase MltG — MPQVLRPKSSSARLRRRVIKALLLVVLLVGAIALYGAWRVLWKPNVTPSPFGPAYLYIRTGASFDDVMQSIERQDLLLEPETFFWLAQQRDYPQHVRPGRYLLNFEESNSDLVSKLLAGQQDTVDFTLDAFKYKPQLARQIARQLEADSGSLRQLLQDNTFLQQRYHLDTTTILTLFLPGAYKLVWNTSARQFLDSAAAMHRRFWTPLRRQRADSLGLSPTQVHVLASIVQRETAKPEDKPLIAGVYLNRLRTGMRLQADPTLLWAIGNFGVKRVLNKDKLVDSPYNTYKNKGLPPGPITSANRQSLDAVLKPTAHKYFFFCARPDHSGFSDFAETFAIHKQNARKYQHMLDSLKIKR; from the coding sequence ATGCCTCAAGTTTTGCGCCCCAAATCGTCTTCTGCTCGCCTGCGTCGCCGTGTTATCAAAGCGCTGTTGCTGGTTGTGCTGCTCGTGGGCGCGATTGCGCTGTATGGGGCGTGGCGCGTGCTGTGGAAACCCAATGTAACGCCTTCTCCGTTCGGGCCGGCGTACCTGTACATCCGCACCGGCGCTTCGTTTGATGACGTCATGCAATCCATTGAGCGCCAAGACTTATTGCTTGAACCCGAAACATTTTTCTGGCTGGCGCAACAACGCGATTACCCGCAGCACGTTCGGCCGGGCCGTTATTTGCTGAACTTCGAAGAGAGCAATTCTGACTTAGTCAGTAAACTTCTGGCTGGTCAGCAGGATACCGTTGATTTTACGCTGGATGCGTTCAAATACAAGCCCCAACTGGCTCGTCAGATCGCACGCCAGCTCGAAGCCGATTCGGGGAGCTTACGCCAGCTTCTGCAAGACAACACCTTTCTACAGCAACGGTATCATCTGGACACTACGACTATATTAACGCTCTTTCTACCAGGCGCTTACAAACTAGTCTGGAATACGTCGGCGCGGCAGTTTCTCGATTCGGCGGCGGCCATGCACCGGCGCTTTTGGACGCCTTTACGGCGCCAACGCGCCGACTCGCTGGGGCTTTCGCCTACGCAAGTGCATGTATTGGCCAGCATCGTGCAGCGCGAAACCGCCAAGCCCGAAGACAAACCGCTAATCGCGGGTGTGTACCTCAATCGGCTGCGCACGGGCATGCGTTTGCAAGCCGACCCAACGTTGCTTTGGGCCATCGGCAACTTCGGCGTGAAACGTGTGCTGAACAAGGACAAGCTGGTCGATTCGCCCTATAACACCTACAAAAACAAGGGATTACCGCCGGGGCCCATCACGTCGGCCAACCGCCAGAGCCTCGACGCGGTGCTTAAGCCAACGGCGCACAAATACTTTTTCTTCTGCGCCCGCCCCGACCATAGCGGCTTTTCAGACTTCGCCGAAACTTTCGCCATTCACAAGCAGAATGCGCGGAAATATCAACACATGCTGGACAGTTTGAAGATCAAACGATAA
- the aceB gene encoding malate synthase A — protein MKFAEPHTLVPKPKYLTPDRVKVLGEFTSEFAEILTPSALAFIAELHRRFDGTRKQLLARRTLRQQQFEAGVLPDFLPETQLIRDKEWTVSPVPKDLLDRRVEITGPTDRKMIINAMNSGAKVFMADLEDSNCPTWSNVIEGQRNLRDAVRRTISLSTPTKEYKLNDETAVLMVRPRGWHLLERHVLVDGEPISASLFDFGLYFFHNAHELCARGSGPYYYLPKIESHLEARLWNDVFGFAQWSLKMPKCVIKATVLIETLPAAFELNEILYELREHSAGLNCGRWDYIFSYIKRLGAKPEFRLPNRADVTMTVPFMAAYSQLVIQTCHRRGVHAIGGMAAQIPIKDNPEANEAALGKVRQDKVREAQNGHDGTWVAHPGLVPVALGVFNELMPSANQIDRKREDVHVTAADLVRAPEGRITEEGLKLNIDVAIQYLEAWLGGNGCVPIYNLMEDAATAEISRAQVWQWIHTPNTRLADGRPVTVELYRSLVPGQLHKIRDLVGEARYDMGHYEQAARLFDQLVVNPQFTEFLTLPAYEQLG, from the coding sequence ATGAAGTTTGCCGAACCCCACACGCTAGTTCCCAAGCCCAAATACCTTACGCCTGATCGGGTGAAAGTGCTGGGTGAGTTCACTTCCGAGTTTGCGGAGATTCTGACGCCCTCGGCGCTCGCTTTTATTGCCGAACTGCACCGACGTTTTGATGGTACGCGCAAGCAGCTGTTGGCACGGCGTACGTTGCGGCAGCAGCAATTTGAAGCCGGCGTGCTGCCTGATTTCCTGCCTGAAACTCAGCTAATTCGGGATAAGGAATGGACTGTATCGCCCGTGCCGAAAGACTTGCTGGACCGGCGGGTAGAAATTACGGGCCCTACGGACCGCAAGATGATCATCAACGCGATGAACTCGGGCGCGAAGGTATTCATGGCCGATCTGGAGGATTCTAACTGCCCCACGTGGAGCAATGTGATCGAAGGGCAGCGCAACCTGCGCGATGCTGTCCGGCGCACGATCTCGCTCAGCACGCCCACCAAAGAATATAAGCTCAACGACGAAACCGCCGTACTGATGGTGCGGCCGCGTGGCTGGCATCTGCTTGAGCGTCATGTGCTTGTGGATGGCGAGCCCATTAGCGCTTCGCTGTTTGATTTTGGCCTTTACTTTTTCCATAACGCCCACGAGTTGTGCGCTCGCGGTAGCGGACCTTACTATTACCTGCCCAAAATTGAGAGCCACCTCGAAGCGCGGCTCTGGAACGACGTGTTTGGCTTCGCGCAGTGGTCGCTGAAAATGCCGAAATGCGTAATCAAAGCCACGGTGCTAATCGAGACGTTGCCGGCGGCGTTTGAACTCAACGAGATCCTATATGAGCTGCGCGAACATTCCGCGGGCCTGAACTGCGGCCGTTGGGATTATATTTTCTCCTACATCAAGCGGCTTGGTGCGAAGCCAGAGTTTCGCTTGCCCAACCGCGCCGACGTCACCATGACGGTGCCCTTTATGGCGGCTTACTCACAGCTCGTCATCCAGACTTGCCACCGCCGCGGCGTGCACGCCATCGGGGGCATGGCCGCTCAAATTCCCATCAAAGATAACCCTGAAGCCAACGAAGCCGCGCTGGGAAAAGTCCGGCAGGACAAGGTGCGCGAGGCCCAAAACGGCCACGACGGCACCTGGGTCGCACATCCGGGGTTGGTGCCGGTGGCGCTGGGCGTGTTTAATGAGCTGATGCCCAGCGCCAACCAAATTGATCGCAAGCGCGAAGACGTACACGTAACCGCTGCCGATCTGGTGCGGGCGCCCGAAGGCCGCATCACCGAAGAAGGCCTGAAGCTCAACATTGATGTGGCCATCCAGTACCTCGAAGCGTGGTTGGGCGGCAACGGCTGCGTACCCATCTACAACCTGATGGAAGACGCCGCAACGGCCGAAATCTCGCGGGCGCAGGTGTGGCAATGGATTCATACGCCTAATACGAGGCTCGCCGACGGCCGCCCCGTAACGGTGGAGCTGTACCGTTCGCTTGTGCCCGGTCAGCTGCACAAAATCCGCGATCTGGTAGGGGAGGCCCGCTACGATATGGGCCATTACGAGCAAGCCGCCCGGCTGTTCGACCAGTTGGTGGTCAATCCGCAGTTCACGGAATTCCTGACGCTGCCGGCCTACGAGCAACTAGGGTAA
- a CDS encoding ribonuclease D — translation MANIQYLTTPAAIEHVAGILGSKPRLGVDLEFDDMRHRYGRNLALIQIFDGTEVYLLDPIPLTNPAHELEPIWALLRNPAIEKVFHSCKSDILLLDELFGVHVRTITDTSVQYTLLGESDNNISLGRLIQSELGIEVDKGEQKSNWLKRPLTEAQKLYAANDVLYLFELADRLSEKLAALGRTQWANEENAALEDVRYTRDERPYLRIAGKYRIQPNELPLFRDLYLLRDQLAKELDRPPYMVFANDRLSELVRDTPRSANDWKAARGLHPELKRMPYLDQLAALSPDNFVAVPEPTPPAEQRRFPFRRRLNGDKAARADAREQLLLTLKTHITNDINGYVANLVLSNRLVADIIELGAEQVLRPWQKTILRETAERHNLDYGSLADPFV, via the coding sequence ATGGCTAATATTCAATACCTAACGACGCCCGCTGCCATTGAGCACGTTGCCGGAATTTTAGGCTCTAAACCGCGTTTAGGAGTTGATTTAGAGTTCGACGACATGCGCCACCGCTACGGGCGCAACTTGGCTTTAATTCAGATTTTCGACGGCACTGAAGTTTACCTTCTCGATCCTATTCCGCTTACCAACCCGGCCCACGAGCTGGAGCCAATTTGGGCTTTGTTGCGCAACCCAGCTATCGAGAAGGTATTTCACAGCTGCAAATCCGACATTCTGCTGCTCGATGAGCTATTCGGCGTGCATGTGCGCACCATCACCGATACCAGCGTGCAGTATACCTTACTGGGTGAATCGGACAACAACATTTCCTTGGGCCGCCTGATACAGAGCGAGTTAGGGATTGAAGTAGATAAGGGCGAACAGAAATCCAACTGGCTGAAGCGCCCGCTTACCGAAGCGCAGAAGCTGTACGCAGCCAACGACGTGCTGTATTTGTTTGAGCTAGCCGATCGCCTCAGCGAAAAGCTAGCGGCCCTGGGCCGCACGCAGTGGGCCAACGAAGAAAATGCAGCGCTCGAAGACGTTCGTTATACCCGCGACGAACGGCCGTACCTGCGAATTGCGGGCAAATACCGCATTCAGCCCAACGAGCTGCCGCTGTTCCGCGATTTGTATCTGCTTCGCGATCAGTTGGCTAAGGAGCTGGACCGGCCGCCCTATATGGTTTTTGCCAACGATCGCTTGTCGGAGCTGGTGCGCGATACGCCCCGCAGCGCCAACGATTGGAAGGCCGCCCGCGGCTTGCACCCAGAGCTGAAGCGCATGCCCTACCTCGACCAACTGGCGGCGCTTTCGCCCGACAATTTCGTTGCGGTTCCCGAGCCTACCCCGCCTGCCGAGCAGCGCCGTTTTCCGTTCCGACGACGCCTCAACGGCGACAAAGCGGCTCGGGCCGATGCCCGCGAGCAACTTCTGCTTACGCTGAAGACGCACATTACCAACGACATAAACGGCTACGTGGCCAACTTGGTGCTTTCCAACCGCTTGGTGGCCGATATCATCGAGTTGGGCGCCGAGCAAGTGCTGCGCCCGTGGCAGAAAACCATTCTGCGCGAAACCGCCGAGCGTCACAACCTAGATTATGGTTCGTTGGCAGATCCGTTTGTTTGA
- a CDS encoding SusC/RagA family TonB-linked outer membrane protein yields MKQKFLLTLVWFLLLATAAWAQTRTVSGHVTGADGSGLPGVTVLEKGTTNGASTNASGEFSLTVQPNATLVVSSIGYTTQNVVVGNRSTVDITLKTNDVLLSEAVVVGYGTQSKADLTGAITQVSGREVQNAPVPSFEQAIQGKAAGVFIENSSGKLGQGIKVRVRGTSSVSGGTQPLYVVDGIPIISENQSGTSAATNPIADLNPNDIESISILKDASASAIYGSRASNGVVLITTKRGKAGGTNFTLGYQTGLSEPTHLKDFLNAQEYVELIREAGANRSASYLANTVEARLRRYSAGNDDYKTGAVNVDWQKEAFQRAPFSQYDLSTSGGNDKTRYFVSGLYSDQKGIIIGNKFEKISARVNLDHKATERLTMGLNFGLSRTRNNRISNDNAFSTPIQIVALSPITPLIDPRTGLASGALDLATGLPNINYPVYYNPILSYIGQSYVATTYRSLGNAFAQYEFVPGLTFRSELGIDLLNQDEDAYYGRITYRNSGPNNGDAFNRRVINGRYTTNNYLTYRKTFAENHSLEVVGGMAYEERKLKTSSVSGQQFPSDAYTKISGAAIINAGSTNETSSALLSYFGRVNYAFANKYLVSASFRADGSSRFGVNKRYGYFPAASVGWVITEEDFMKDQTILSFLKPRVSYGITGNQDFGDFVSRNLYGPAAYAGVPGQAPTQIGNPDLKWETTAQADAGLEFGFLGGRISGEVDIYQKKTKDLALFVNVPATSGFTRQFRNVGNLNNKGAEFVVNTRNLEGAFTWNTSINASTNRNKITNLQGQVIEGGFLNRAVEGQPIGVFFGKEYAGVDPANGDALFYLNTPNADGSLDRTKTNDYDAAQRVIIGNPNPKWTGGVTNTFGFKGIDFSFTFQGVFGNDIYDGGGKFQSANASNGYDNQTKDQLKRWRKPGDITNVPKPVFFDPNGTAGVGESSRYISDGSYVRLKTVTLGYNLPSSLVKAAHLQSTRIYVSGVNLLTFTDYKGWDPEVNADYLAGNISQGNDFYSAPQAKTYTIGVNIGF; encoded by the coding sequence ATGAAACAAAAATTTCTACTCACCCTTGTGTGGTTCCTGTTGCTGGCGACAGCGGCGTGGGCCCAGACCAGGACAGTAAGTGGTCACGTAACCGGAGCCGATGGTTCTGGACTGCCTGGGGTAACAGTGCTGGAGAAAGGCACTACCAACGGCGCCAGCACCAACGCTAGCGGCGAGTTTTCGCTCACTGTTCAGCCTAATGCAACCTTAGTAGTAAGCTCAATTGGGTACACCACCCAAAACGTTGTGGTCGGCAATCGTTCGACCGTCGACATTACTTTAAAGACCAACGACGTACTGCTCAGTGAGGCAGTAGTGGTAGGTTATGGTACCCAATCGAAAGCTGACTTGACGGGTGCTATCACGCAAGTATCGGGACGTGAGGTGCAGAATGCACCCGTACCGAGCTTCGAACAAGCTATTCAGGGCAAAGCGGCCGGCGTTTTCATCGAAAACAGCAGCGGCAAGCTGGGCCAGGGCATCAAAGTGCGGGTGCGCGGAACAAGCTCCGTGAGCGGTGGCACGCAGCCGCTGTACGTTGTAGACGGCATTCCGATCATTTCGGAAAACCAATCGGGTACTTCTGCTGCAACCAACCCGATTGCCGACCTGAACCCAAACGATATTGAGAGCATCAGCATTCTGAAAGATGCCTCAGCATCAGCTATTTACGGTTCGCGGGCATCTAACGGTGTTGTGCTGATTACCACCAAGCGTGGTAAGGCCGGTGGAACAAACTTCACTTTAGGCTACCAAACAGGCCTAAGTGAGCCTACCCACCTCAAGGATTTCTTGAATGCCCAAGAATACGTAGAGCTCATCCGTGAGGCCGGTGCAAACCGCAGCGCTTCGTACCTAGCTAACACCGTTGAGGCTCGCCTACGCCGCTATTCGGCTGGCAACGACGACTACAAAACCGGTGCTGTCAACGTTGATTGGCAGAAAGAAGCTTTCCAGCGTGCTCCCTTCAGCCAGTATGACCTGAGCACGAGCGGTGGCAATGATAAGACTCGCTACTTCGTGTCGGGCCTTTATAGCGACCAGAAAGGCATTATTATCGGCAACAAGTTTGAGAAGATCAGTGCTCGGGTAAACCTCGACCATAAGGCAACTGAACGCCTGACCATGGGCCTGAACTTTGGCTTGAGTCGTACGCGCAACAACCGTATTTCGAACGACAACGCTTTCAGCACACCTATTCAGATAGTGGCGCTGTCGCCCATCACGCCGCTGATCGACCCACGTACTGGCCTAGCCAGCGGCGCTCTCGATCTGGCTACCGGCTTGCCCAACATCAACTATCCGGTTTACTACAACCCGATCCTGAGCTACATCGGCCAGAGCTACGTAGCTACTACGTACCGCAGCCTCGGTAACGCATTTGCCCAATACGAATTTGTACCTGGCTTGACATTCCGCAGCGAACTTGGAATCGACCTGTTGAACCAGGATGAGGATGCCTATTATGGCCGGATCACGTACCGCAACAGCGGCCCCAACAACGGCGATGCTTTCAACCGTCGAGTAATCAACGGCCGCTATACGACCAACAACTACCTCACTTACCGCAAGACTTTCGCTGAGAATCACTCACTCGAAGTCGTTGGTGGTATGGCTTACGAAGAGCGTAAGCTTAAGACAAGCAGCGTATCGGGTCAGCAGTTTCCCAGCGATGCCTACACCAAGATCTCAGGTGCGGCCATTATTAATGCCGGCTCTACGAACGAAACAAGCAGCGCTTTGCTGTCTTACTTCGGCCGCGTAAACTATGCTTTTGCCAACAAGTACTTGGTTAGCGCAAGCTTCCGCGCCGATGGTTCGTCGCGTTTTGGAGTGAACAAGCGCTATGGCTATTTCCCAGCTGCTTCAGTAGGCTGGGTGATCACGGAGGAAGACTTTATGAAAGACCAAACTATCCTGTCTTTCCTGAAGCCTCGCGTCAGCTACGGCATCACGGGTAACCAAGACTTCGGTGACTTTGTGTCGCGCAACCTGTATGGCCCAGCTGCCTACGCCGGCGTACCCGGTCAGGCTCCTACGCAGATCGGTAACCCTGATCTGAAATGGGAAACCACTGCTCAGGCCGATGCCGGTCTGGAATTTGGCTTCTTGGGCGGTCGCATCAGCGGTGAGGTAGATATCTACCAGAAGAAAACGAAGGATTTGGCCCTGTTCGTAAACGTGCCCGCTACCAGCGGTTTCACGCGGCAGTTCCGCAACGTTGGTAACCTGAATAACAAAGGCGCCGAATTCGTGGTGAACACGCGCAACCTAGAAGGTGCATTCACTTGGAATACCAGCATCAACGCTTCTACTAACCGCAACAAAATCACCAACTTACAAGGGCAGGTGATTGAAGGTGGCTTCCTGAACCGCGCTGTTGAAGGCCAGCCTATCGGCGTGTTCTTCGGTAAGGAGTATGCCGGCGTAGATCCTGCTAACGGTGACGCCCTGTTTTACCTGAACACCCCGAATGCCGATGGCAGCCTTGATCGCACCAAGACCAACGATTACGACGCTGCTCAGCGCGTAATCATCGGTAACCCTAACCCCAAGTGGACGGGTGGTGTAACCAACACCTTCGGTTTTAAGGGCATCGACTTCAGCTTTACCTTCCAAGGTGTATTCGGCAACGACATCTACGATGGCGGTGGCAAATTCCAGTCGGCTAACGCCAGCAACGGCTACGACAACCAGACCAAGGATCAGTTGAAGCGTTGGCGGAAGCCTGGTGATATCACCAACGTGCCCAAGCCCGTATTCTTTGACCCCAACGGTACGGCGGGGGTAGGCGAATCGTCGCGTTACATCTCTGACGGCTCCTACGTTCGCCTCAAGACCGTGACGCTGGGCTACAATCTGCCTTCTTCGCTTGTTAAGGCCGCCCACCTGCAGTCTACTCGCATTTACGTGAGCGGTGTGAACCTGCTGACGTTTACGGATTACAAAGGCTGGGACCCCGAAGTGAACGCCGACTACTTGGCTGGCAACATTTCGCAAGGAAACGATTTCTACTCGGCTCCGCAGGCCAAAACTTACACGATTGGCGTCAACATTGGTTTCTAA
- the aceA gene encoding isocitrate lyase produces MNKHERIAAIAHDWSHNPRWSGIERPYAPEDVVKLQGSVKIEYSLARQGAERLWRLLHSEPYVAGLGALTGNQAVQEVQAGLNAIYLSGWQVAADANLAGQMYPDQSLYPSDSVPNVVLRINNALLRADQIQTLTGDGNVHWLVPIVADAEAGFGGNLNAFELMKMMIEAGAAGVHFEDQLSSAKKCGHLGGKVLVPTQEAVNKLVAARLAADVLDVPTLIVARTDADAADLLTSDIDERDLPFVIDATRTSEGFYRVRPCVEACIARGLAYAPYADLIWMETSHPDLQQARDFAEGIHAKYPGKLLAYNCSPSFNWASKLSKEQMETFREELAAMGYKFQFITLAGFHALNTSMFELAQAYRERGMAGYSELQEREFALQKHGFKAIKHQAFVGTGYFDAVQHIVSAGKASTAALVGSTEEAQFST; encoded by the coding sequence ATGAACAAGCACGAACGAATCGCTGCTATTGCGCACGACTGGTCCCATAATCCACGCTGGTCTGGAATTGAGCGGCCATACGCTCCCGAAGACGTAGTGAAGCTGCAAGGCTCCGTCAAGATTGAGTATTCGCTGGCCCGCCAAGGAGCCGAGCGGCTGTGGCGATTACTGCATTCGGAGCCGTATGTGGCTGGGTTAGGGGCCCTGACCGGCAATCAGGCGGTGCAGGAAGTGCAGGCCGGCCTCAACGCCATCTACCTCAGTGGCTGGCAGGTAGCGGCCGACGCCAATCTTGCCGGCCAGATGTACCCCGATCAAAGCCTGTATCCTTCGGACAGCGTACCCAACGTGGTGCTGCGCATCAACAACGCCCTGCTCCGCGCCGATCAGATCCAGACCCTGACCGGGGACGGCAATGTGCACTGGCTGGTGCCTATCGTGGCCGATGCGGAAGCGGGCTTTGGAGGCAATCTCAACGCGTTTGAGTTGATGAAAATGATGATCGAAGCCGGGGCCGCGGGCGTGCATTTTGAAGATCAGCTTTCGTCGGCCAAAAAATGCGGCCACCTCGGCGGCAAAGTGCTAGTGCCTACGCAAGAGGCTGTAAATAAATTGGTTGCGGCCCGCTTGGCTGCCGATGTACTGGACGTCCCCACACTCATCGTAGCCCGCACCGATGCCGACGCCGCCGACCTCCTGACTTCGGACATCGACGAGCGCGATCTGCCTTTTGTCATCGACGCTACCCGCACCAGCGAAGGTTTCTACCGCGTTCGGCCGTGCGTCGAAGCCTGCATTGCGCGGGGGCTGGCTTACGCACCCTACGCCGACCTGATCTGGATGGAAACGTCACACCCCGATTTGCAGCAGGCCCGCGACTTTGCCGAAGGCATTCACGCCAAATATCCCGGTAAGTTGCTGGCTTACAATTGCTCACCGTCTTTCAATTGGGCCTCCAAGCTGAGCAAAGAGCAAATGGAAACCTTCCGGGAAGAGCTAGCCGCAATGGGCTACAAATTTCAGTTTATCACGTTGGCAGGCTTTCATGCGCTCAATACCAGCATGTTCGAGTTGGCGCAGGCCTACCGCGAACGCGGCATGGCGGGCTATTCCGAGCTTCAGGAACGGGAGTTTGCTCTGCAAAAGCACGGTTTCAAAGCCATAAAGCACCAGGCATTTGTCGGTACGGGCTATTTCGATGCTGTCCAGCACATAGTTTCAGCCGGCAAAGCCAGCACTGCCGCGTTGGTTGGCTCTACGGAAGAAGCACAATTTTCTACCTGA
- a CDS encoding nucleotide pyrophosphohydrolase, giving the protein MTIQEAQQTVDQWITTTGVRYFNELTNMAILTEEVGEVARIISRQYGEQSFKASDRDRVLGDELADVLFVVICLANQTGVDLTEALERNLAKKTIRDADRHRNNDKLKSSEG; this is encoded by the coding sequence ATGACCATCCAAGAAGCTCAACAGACTGTCGATCAGTGGATTACGACCACCGGAGTTCGTTATTTCAACGAGCTTACCAACATGGCTATTCTCACGGAAGAAGTGGGCGAAGTGGCGCGCATCATTTCCCGGCAGTACGGCGAGCAGTCGTTTAAGGCCTCTGACCGCGATCGGGTTCTAGGTGATGAGTTGGCCGACGTGCTGTTCGTGGTGATTTGCCTGGCCAACCAAACCGGAGTGGATCTGACGGAGGCGCTCGAACGCAATCTGGCCAAGAAAACCATCCGCGACGCCGACCGCCACCGCAACAACGACAAGCTCAAAAGCTCGGAAGG